The nucleotide sequence CGGCGCGCTTGATGTCCTGACCGGTGAAAAGTGGCGCCCGAATTTCAATTTCTCTGCGGTAAGGCTGAAACGGGATATTTTGCGCTCTTCCACAATCGGATTCATGGTGGTAAGCAAGGATTCGCTTGGCGCCGGCCCAATCAACCGTGCCGCGGGATTAGACCTGAATCTCCAGATCAACCGCGCCACCCTTGTTGTCGCCAATATCAACCAGAGCCAGCGTCGGGGCGCGAAAAAGGACGGATATGCCGGATACCTGAATTTCAGCTATGGGGAGAAGCTGTTCAATTCCCAGGACAATGTCAGCTTCACGACCACCTATGAAGACATCACCGCTGATTTCGACATCCGTGACATCGGCTATATCGGCAGCACCCGCCTGGACCGCCGGGGCTTCAAAAGCAGCCTCGGGTACGACTACTGGGTGAAAAGCCGGGGAATCAGCCGCTTCTCTGTCTCCTCGGGGGGCTGGTTCTACCAGAATCACGCTGGGGATGTGAAAGTGCAGGATGGTTTCAATGCCCAGTTTTCGGTGGAATCGCAGAGCCTTATCAAACCCGGCATTCTGATGGAGAAGAGCTATATTTTCCTTCCCGGCGGCAACATTGCCTATCATAACAACCAGCGCAATTACTCGCTCAATTTCGGCCCCTATCCCCGGTTCATGGGAACGCTCTCCTGCCGCACCGGGGATAATAACGGAAATTCCATCCGCTATTCCTCCGCCAATCTCAGCCTCAAACCTACCAATCACATGACCGCAGCGGCCACCCTGGCCTACCTGGAGAGCAGACCGCTCGCGGGCGGAAAGAAAACTTTCAGCACTATCGGCAACCTGATGGTAATGTACCTGTTCACCCAGGACCTTACCCTGCGGGTCTTCGTACAGGGAGACTCTTCCTCGAAACTCTACCTTGCAAATGCCCTCTTCCGTTACGAGTTTCATCCCGGCAGCGTATTCTATCTCTCCTACCGGGAGAACCGCGACGACACCCTCCATGATTTCACCCCCACCGACCGTCAGGTGCAGGCAAAAATCAGCTACTATATGCATCGGTAAGACTCACCTTAATTTTCTCCGTTCATCTGATGTCCCCAAATCGCTAAAAGTAAAATGGAATGAAGAGATCGCCAGATTGACCAGAATCTGACATATTAGAAGTGGGGCTTTAAAAACTTTTCATTTCACACCATCCCTCTTTCCCCTTGACATGCTTTTACTCCCCCATTATTATGCACATATCCTATGCTCATAGAAAGGAAACGAAATGAGAATTACAGAAGCGATGAAAGCTTTTCTCCATCATCTCATGAATACTCAACGGGAAAAAGCAGGTTGGAAAATATTGAGCATGGCCGGAAAGTCCAAGGTGTCTCCCCGGGCTCTTCATATACTTGAAGAAGATCGAATGGTATCTGATCGATTCTGATTTCGAGTTTTTCTCTCTTTTTTATTTTTCAACTTTGCGATCTTTGCGAGAAATAATCTTTAAAATCTTGATACTGTATTCTGTTTTTTTATTCCTTTCATCCTTTATCCTTTCAAAAGGGGGTTCCATGTCGCATCGTATGTCACGCCGTCAGGCTCTCGCTTCGGGCGCCGCTGCCGCCGGTCTGTTTTTCGGCCTTTCAGGAACAAGGAACGCCGGTGCCTGGCCTCCGGGACCGGACGAAAAGCTCGTCCGCAATTTGAAACCCGGCTCCACTCCGATCCGTCTCGCATCCTATCTGGGGCGAAACGCAAAGGAAACATGGGGAGACGCCATGAAACGGCTCAGGGATAGCGGCTATACCGCGGTGGTGACAAGTCCGGAGCCGATTATTAAGCTGAACGATTCAGAATTGACAGAGCTTCGTTCGGCGATGAAACAGTACGATGTGGTGGTCTTCGAGGTCGGCGGCTATACCAACATGATCCACCCGGATTTGGCCACCCGCCAGAAAAACCTGAAACATCTCGCCATGTGCATTGAGACCGCTGACAAAATCAATTGCCCCATGGTCGGCACCATCTCCGGCAGCCTTGATCCCGTGAATTTTTTCAACGTCACTCCCGAAAACTGGACGGAGAAAACCTGGAAGATGCTCGTCGAGAGTATGAAGCAGGTCCTGAAAGATACTTCCGGCATGAAAGCCGCCATCGGCATGGAGGCCCAGGTCACTACAAACATAGACGGCCCCAAAGCGCACAAACGGCTTATCGATGATGTGGGCGACAAGCGGTGCGCGGTGAACCTTGACCCGGTCAACATGGTTTCCCTTGCCACATACTATCACACCACCGAGCTTTTGAACGAGTGCTTCGACCTTCTCGGAGAGAGCATCCTCGGCTGCCACGCCAAGGACACCTACATTATTCCCGACCAGCAGACAGTGCATGTGCAGGAGGTCTGTTCAGGAAGGGGGGTCATGGATTACGAGACTTACCTTGTTCGCCTGAGCCGGATGAAATGGCCGCGCGCGCTTCTCCCCGAGCACATTCCCAACGACCAGTACGCCGAGGCGTACGCTTACATACGGAAAGTTGCGGCGAAAGTGGGGGCCAAGTTCTACGGGTGAAAGCGCCGGAAATGGGCATAAAAAAAGACGTCCTCGTGAACGAACGTCTTTTCTGTCTCCCCGCAAGAGCGGTTCAGGCAACAAACTGCAGCATGGTGAGAGTTGAAATAATGAAGTCATTGGCGACGACGGCGAGAACAGCGGCAGTAGTTTTGATCATTGTATTCATCCTTTCCTGAAATTGTTGGTTTTGCTTTCATTTCTTTTTTTGTTTTACTTTCATTCCTCTTTCTGGTAAGTATGACGAGATTTGCGGCGGATTTATTTCAATTTTTTTTATTTGGAAAACATTCATTATGACAGGCCAGGCAGTCACCTCATCTCCTGTTGCGGAGCGCGCTCGCCGTCGCATCATGCGCCGTATTCTCCCCTATCTCTTTATTCTTTACGTCATCGCCTACATAGATCGTGCCAACGTCGGCATGGCGGGGTTGGAGATGTCAAAAGCTCTGGGCTTCACGGCAGAAGTTTTTGGCTTTGGAGCGGGCATTTTCTTCATCGGCTATTTCCTGCTGGAGATTCCCGGCTCTCTGATTGTCGAGAAGTGGAGCGCTCGCGGCTGGATTGCCCGCATAATGATCTCCTGGGGGATAGTGGCTGTTGGAATGGGCTTCATCCACACGGCGACGCAGTTCTACGTGATGCGATTCCTGCTGGGAGCGGCGGAAGCGGGATTTTTTCCCGGAATTATTGTCTACCTCAGCCACTGGTTTCGGTCTGAGGATCGGGCAAAGGCAATAGCCATGTTTATGGCGGCAACCCCGATTTCCTTTATCATTGGCTCGCCAATCTCAGGTTTGCTGCTTGGAATAAATTGGTTCCATACGGATGGCTGGCGCTGGCTTTTCATTATTGAAGGCGTTCCCGCCATAATCTTTGGGATAGTTACAATCTTTTACCTGACAGATTGGCCGCACCAGGCTAAATGGCTGGAGGCTGATGAACGCGAATGGATTACCTCAGAACTGGAACGGGAGAAGCAGCTCAAACAGAAGAAGCATTCCTACCGCATCTGGGAAGCTTTTAAAAACCGCGATGTCATCCTTCTGACAGGAGCTTATTTCCTGATCGTCACCAGCGGGTATGGTCTTAGCTTATGGCTTCCCGTACTCGTAAAAAAAATATCCGGGTCATCTAACGTAATGGTCAGCCTTATCGTTACTCTTCCTTTTTGTTTTCAACTGATCTCAATGTTGCTGGTCGGCTGGTCGTCTGATCGCACAGGGGAGCGGCGTTTGCATACAGTCGTACCAATGATCGCACTTGGCATCGGTTTACTGCTGAGCGCTGTTCTGCAGAACAATGTTGTTCTTTCAGTATCCATGTTATGCCTTGCGGGGGCTGGCTTGGGTTATTTGCCTTGTTTTTGGTCCATTCCAACGAGCTTTCTTACCGGGGCCACGGCTGCGGCAACCATTGGTCTAATTAATTCGGTGGGGAACCTCGGGGGCTTCGTCGGGCCATCTGTCGTAGGCTGGTTGAACACGGCGACTGGTTCTTTCTTCGGAGGCTTGCTTTATCTATCACTATCAGCGCTTGTAGGGACTGGTTTGATTCTTGCACTTCGGCCTGTCAAACAGAAGGCGGCGGCGGCAGAAAAATAGGAAAAAAGCGCACATCTGTCGTTACGTACAGGAAGTATACGGTAAATAGTAACTCTATCTTCCAAGGAAGCGGTATGAGAACTAACTCTGGGCTTGGGGCTTACATCCTGATTGCGCTGGGTGTGATTTTTCTTCTTTCAAAAACCTCGTGTGTAAAAGTTAGTCTGCCCTTATTGGCGACCGCAGCGGAAGGTGATCAAGAACCATTGGCTGTCTTGTTTAGCGAGAGCTTTAATGATTCCCTCCTGCTCCAGCGAGGGTGGTATGACGGAAACAAGTTCAGCATCTCCGGGAAAGACCCCTACTTGGGGAAAGGGTGCATCGAGTACGGTTGGATGACCGGCAGCACGACACCTTCCAGTTCCTCGGGGATTCGTCGCCTCTTCGAACCGACCGAAAAGATTTACCTGCGCTTCTATCTCAAATTGTCAAAAGGTTGGGGATGGACCGGCCGTTCCTACCATCCACACATGATGCATTTCTTGACCACGGAGAACGATAAGTTTCGCGGACCGGCTGCAAGTCACCTCACCGTTTATATCGAACCGTGGAATGGCAGGTTGCGACTGGCGGCCCAGGACATTCAGAACAAGGATATGCCACACGGCCTAACTCAGGGACCCCTCCAGGGTGGTTACAATGGCATGTTCTACGACAGCAAAGACGTCCTGTTCAATGATGACCGGTGGCACAGCGTTGAGGCATTGTTCCAACTTAATACTCTCGACTACAATGCGGACAAGCCAAACGCCGATGGCATTGTCCGCGGGTGGTTCGACGGAAAGTTGGTGATTGACCGGACAGATGTCGTTTTGCGCTCCACGGATTTCCCGGAGATGAAATTCAATCAGTTCCTGCTTTTACCGTACTTTGGGCCGGGTCTGCTCCCGCACGAACAGACGCTGTGGATCGACGAACTTGGCGTGGGTATGCCGTTTCATGTTCATCGGTAGATTTTCACCCCCGCTTTTTCTGCTCCTAATGTTACTTTCATGCCGGTGGTGTCTTTGAGAATCTGCCGGACGCTTTGAACGAGAACCTTCCATGAGGCGGCAATGTTACCTTTTATCGAGCGACTTTTCCTGTTCATTTCTGTTTGTTTCCTTTCTTTCTTCACGATTCAAACCGGTGATCCTGCAAATTTTGACCGCGCACCCGGCTATTCGTACCCGGTCGATAAAACCCCGTACGAACCGAAACCGCATAAGCCCCGTCAGTATGTTGTATACCGCACTGTTGATCCCATCAGCGTTGACGGCCTGCTTCATGAGAAGAGCTGGGCGAATGCCGAGTGGACGAACAAATTCGACCATATACTATCAGTCCGGGGATATGCGAAACCGTTTCTCGCCACAAGGGCGAAAATGCTCTGGGACAGCGATCGGCTGTATATCGCCGCAGTGATGGAAGAACCGAATCTCGTCGGCCATGCGATTCCTCCCAGAGATACCGTCGTGTGCATCGACAACGACTTCGAGATTTTTATCGATACGGACGGCGACGCCCAGAACTATATCGAGCTTCAATTCAATGTTCTGGGGAGTGTCCAGAACATTTTTTTCCAAAAGGAATATCATCGCGGAGGAATCCCCATGGGCTGGCCTCAGCATCTTTACGATCGACCGTACAGCCCGCCCTGGGAACTGGAGGGTCTGCGGGCTGCGGTTCATGTAGAGGGAAGCATCAATTACCCTCTCGATACCGACAGAGGATGGGCGCTGGAGGTTTCCATTCCCTGGAAGTCGCTCAGTGCGGCAAGTCCGAATGCGGAGATGGTTGACCGTGAGGGAAGCTGCCTGAGAATAGGGTTCAGCCGGGTTGAATATCTCTGGCCGGGGGATGTGTGGCCCGTTGCGGACTGGGAGAAGAAAGGGCCCTGCTGGGACTGGACATGGACGCCGAATCTCGCGTATGATATGCATGTCCCCGAGTGCTGGGGACGGGTAATCCTTTCCGGACGGACAGTTATGGATTATAAGGATGAGCATCTGGAAAATGCATTTCCGTTT is from Candidatus Latescibacter sp. and encodes:
- a CDS encoding DUF5916 domain-containing protein, which gives rise to MCPSVVFAQETDAVQGSTPSVKAFRVDKPPVIDGKLDEPFWQKADTITDFIQRQPHLGEKATFPVTIRIAYDSKTVYIGFEIHSGDPKRLISTVLQRDGSVNAYDDHFGFRFDTFHNHRDLYYFYVNPRGTKLDGHASDEGVVSDNNWDGVWEVKTSLLSDGWAGEVALPLSNFRFREGDDATWGFACIVYNWATQENIMWPDMGKNSRKPSLFGHITGLSGLDKTRPLALIPSLSQNLNFGRHEKIPSSPPSWKSLPDKEQSDLGLDIRYRPASFLESNTAVNPDFATVEADQFLINLSLDELQLPEKRPFFTEGQDRFVTPIQLLYTRRIGLGDQEMIGGEKLHGQAAGWSFGALDVLTGEKWRPNFNFSAVRLKRDILRSSTIGFMVVSKDSLGAGPINRAAGLDLNLQINRATLVVANINQSQRRGAKKDGYAGYLNFSYGEKLFNSQDNVSFTTTYEDITADFDIRDIGYIGSTRLDRRGFKSSLGYDYWVKSRGISRFSVSSGGWFYQNHAGDVKVQDGFNAQFSVESQSLIKPGILMEKSYIFLPGGNIAYHNNQRNYSLNFGPYPRFMGTLSCRTGDNNGNSIRYSSANLSLKPTNHMTAAATLAYLESRPLAGGKKTFSTIGNLMVMYLFTQDLTLRVFVQGDSSSKLYLANALFRYEFHPGSVFYLSYRENRDDTLHDFTPTDRQVQAKISYYMHR
- a CDS encoding sugar phosphate isomerase/epimerase family protein is translated as MSHRMSRRQALASGAAAAGLFFGLSGTRNAGAWPPGPDEKLVRNLKPGSTPIRLASYLGRNAKETWGDAMKRLRDSGYTAVVTSPEPIIKLNDSELTELRSAMKQYDVVVFEVGGYTNMIHPDLATRQKNLKHLAMCIETADKINCPMVGTISGSLDPVNFFNVTPENWTEKTWKMLVESMKQVLKDTSGMKAAIGMEAQVTTNIDGPKAHKRLIDDVGDKRCAVNLDPVNMVSLATYYHTTELLNECFDLLGESILGCHAKDTYIIPDQQTVHVQEVCSGRGVMDYETYLVRLSRMKWPRALLPEHIPNDQYAEAYAYIRKVAAKVGAKFYG
- a CDS encoding MFS transporter, translated to MTGQAVTSSPVAERARRRIMRRILPYLFILYVIAYIDRANVGMAGLEMSKALGFTAEVFGFGAGIFFIGYFLLEIPGSLIVEKWSARGWIARIMISWGIVAVGMGFIHTATQFYVMRFLLGAAEAGFFPGIIVYLSHWFRSEDRAKAIAMFMAATPISFIIGSPISGLLLGINWFHTDGWRWLFIIEGVPAIIFGIVTIFYLTDWPHQAKWLEADEREWITSELEREKQLKQKKHSYRIWEAFKNRDVILLTGAYFLIVTSGYGLSLWLPVLVKKISGSSNVMVSLIVTLPFCFQLISMLLVGWSSDRTGERRLHTVVPMIALGIGLLLSAVLQNNVVLSVSMLCLAGAGLGYLPCFWSIPTSFLTGATAAATIGLINSVGNLGGFVGPSVVGWLNTATGSFFGGLLYLSLSALVGTGLILALRPVKQKAAAAEK
- a CDS encoding SUMF1/EgtB/PvdO family nonheme iron enzyme, which codes for MLPFIERLFLFISVCFLSFFTIQTGDPANFDRAPGYSYPVDKTPYEPKPHKPRQYVVYRTVDPISVDGLLHEKSWANAEWTNKFDHILSVRGYAKPFLATRAKMLWDSDRLYIAAVMEEPNLVGHAIPPRDTVVCIDNDFEIFIDTDGDAQNYIELQFNVLGSVQNIFFQKEYHRGGIPMGWPQHLYDRPYSPPWELEGLRAAVHVEGSINYPLDTDRGWALEVSIPWKSLSAASPNAEMVDREGSCLRIGFSRVEYLWPGDVWPVADWEKKGPCWDWTWTPNLAYDMHVPECWGRVILSGRTVMDYKDEHLENAFPFIRPPPQPKKPDMGSMEKIKGGTYTIGPDGTDPLDSPAGTVTVPDFYLDRYEVTIVEFARFLNAGGNDSHYMEDMADPDFCGIVKRGAGDYAVAPGKEYYPIVYARPESALAYASWAGKRLPTEYEWEIAARGKDARLYPWGDQPPAPELANFDHHVGHTTPVGSYEKGKTPEGVYDMAGNVWELLQGNWKEYPWGRKIAGMPEGRQLMRGGAWVTPPENIGSTYRSAMKYSGWAAMIGFRCAKDAR